A portion of the Paenibacillus marchantiae genome contains these proteins:
- a CDS encoding transglycosylase domain-containing protein yields the protein MLRSSIRRGIYHIFDASVVIVILLAVGYIYIVTYGEGVLRNHPEAISVASSTVISNADGTEISRLQVQTKGYAEYADLMDMPDLLKQAFLATEDRRFYNHDGLDYIGIGRAVMQDVLHMNLSQGGSSITQQLARNLYLNGDKTLVRKVNEMSIAMAMEKRFSKDELLELYLNHIYMGRQQYGVKAAAWRYFGIKDLRQLEIWQMATLAGIPKGPSIYNPVDREDLSKERRSVVLVLMHEQGIITKKQMDEARSVDYTPPNSTSASTPGSTLPAYVSALDAVIEEASRLTGKSGAEIQSAGWTIRTGLDDQAQLAMEQAFRESSRFIDDREDEQVQASMVILDQHNGEVKAMMGGRDPVKGGINRATTDARQPGSAFKPIIAYGPALESGRFKPESMLPDQRMKYGSYQPSNLGGRYRGTVTMSQAIENSINAPAVWLLHETGLGRAHQFAGRLGIELGKEDLNLSIALGGLHKGVSPLKMAQAYSVFANNGKFNTAHLIREITDSRGRKIYAFKPENKQVISTSTATAMTGMLQDVVSQGTGRRAQLSQHKVAGKTGTTQAALPGVSKEANRDLWFVGYTSKWTAAVWMGFDRTDAEHYMRSGSGVAADLFASVMKRALP from the coding sequence ATGTTGAGATCCAGCATAAGGCGCGGTATCTATCACATATTTGATGCCTCTGTAGTCATCGTTATTTTGCTAGCGGTCGGCTACATCTATATTGTTACTTACGGCGAAGGTGTACTTCGCAATCATCCTGAGGCCATTTCGGTGGCTTCTTCCACCGTCATTAGCAATGCGGATGGAACAGAAATTTCGAGATTACAAGTACAAACCAAGGGATATGCGGAGTATGCCGATTTGATGGATATGCCCGATCTGTTAAAGCAGGCGTTTCTGGCTACGGAAGATCGACGTTTCTATAACCACGATGGACTGGATTATATCGGAATTGGCAGGGCGGTTATGCAGGATGTTTTACATATGAACCTGAGTCAGGGAGGCAGCTCAATTACACAGCAACTGGCCAGAAATCTCTATTTGAACGGAGATAAAACGCTGGTTCGCAAGGTGAATGAAATGTCGATTGCCATGGCGATGGAAAAGAGATTTAGCAAGGATGAGCTATTAGAGCTGTATTTGAATCATATTTATATGGGACGCCAGCAATACGGGGTTAAAGCCGCGGCATGGCGCTACTTCGGGATTAAGGATCTACGACAGCTGGAGATCTGGCAAATGGCTACGCTGGCCGGAATCCCGAAGGGACCTTCCATATACAATCCGGTGGATCGGGAAGACCTGTCCAAAGAGAGGCGTTCTGTGGTTCTTGTACTCATGCATGAGCAAGGAATCATTACAAAGAAACAGATGGATGAGGCGCGAAGTGTGGACTATACACCGCCAAATTCAACATCTGCATCGACTCCAGGCTCAACATTGCCTGCCTACGTGTCTGCCTTGGATGCGGTAATCGAGGAGGCTTCCCGACTCACAGGCAAGAGTGGAGCAGAGATTCAATCCGCAGGCTGGACCATTCGTACGGGACTGGATGATCAAGCGCAGCTGGCGATGGAACAAGCATTCCGTGAATCTTCCCGGTTCATCGATGATCGTGAGGATGAGCAAGTGCAGGCGAGTATGGTCATACTGGACCAGCATAACGGTGAAGTCAAAGCGATGATGGGCGGGCGAGACCCCGTAAAAGGAGGCATTAACCGGGCAACCACGGATGCAAGGCAACCTGGTTCTGCATTTAAGCCCATTATTGCATACGGACCTGCATTGGAATCAGGTCGGTTTAAGCCAGAGAGCATGCTGCCTGATCAACGCATGAAATATGGGAGTTATCAACCAAGCAACTTGGGTGGGCGTTACAGAGGTACAGTTACGATGTCGCAAGCCATTGAAAATTCCATCAATGCTCCGGCCGTATGGCTGCTGCATGAGACAGGACTGGGACGCGCACATCAATTTGCAGGTCGATTGGGCATTGAACTGGGCAAGGAGGATCTTAATCTGTCGATTGCCTTAGGTGGTTTGCATAAAGGGGTGTCTCCACTAAAAATGGCCCAGGCATATTCCGTGTTTGCCAATAACGGCAAGTTCAATACGGCGCATCTAATTCGTGAAATTACGGATTCACGCGGCCGGAAAATCTATGCTTTTAAGCCAGAGAACAAGCAGGTGATATCCACCAGCACGGCAACTGCCATGACCGGCATGCTCCAAGATGTGGTCAGTCAAGGAACAGGTAGAAGGGCACAGCTGAGTCAGCATAAGGTAGCGGGGAAGACAGGAACAACGCAAGCTGCATTACCTGGTGTAAGCAAGGAGGCGAACAGGGATCTGTGGTTTGTAGGATATACGAGCAAGTGGACGGCTGCAGTCTGGATGGGATTTGATCGTACGGATGCAGAGCATTATATGAGATCCGGAAGTGGTGTGGCGGCGGATTTATTTGCATCGGTTATGAAGCGTGCATTACCATAA
- a CDS encoding threonine/serine exporter family protein, which translates to MLHFIEQALTSFVASAAFGIIFNAPRRMLLHGGFVGMIGWIIYIVLEYAADAVPATLAATIAVGVISQLFSRMFRAPVIIFSVAGIIPLVPGGLAYNAMRNFVQNDYGAAMEMAAKALMLSGAIAIGLVLSEVLNQMIRRIPESLRAKS; encoded by the coding sequence ATGCTTCATTTTATTGAACAGGCCCTGACCAGCTTTGTTGCCTCGGCCGCATTCGGTATTATTTTCAACGCTCCTCGGCGCATGCTGCTTCACGGTGGATTTGTCGGCATGATCGGCTGGATCATCTATATTGTGCTCGAATATGCTGCGGATGCTGTTCCTGCTACCCTGGCAGCGACCATCGCGGTAGGTGTCATCAGCCAGCTGTTCTCCCGCATGTTTCGCGCGCCCGTCATTATCTTTAGCGTGGCAGGTATCATTCCGCTCGTCCCCGGTGGACTGGCTTACAATGCGATGCGTAATTTTGTGCAAAATGATTACGGTGCAGCCATGGAGATGGCTGCCAAAGCACTCATGTTATCCGGTGCCATCGCGATCGGACTTGTATTGTCCGAGGTGTTGAACCAGATGATTCGTCGTATACCTGAATCATTGCGAGCAAAATCCTAA
- a CDS encoding threonine/serine exporter family protein, producing the protein MLQSGGETYRVEDTMKRMAAALGLPHSHSYVVPTGIFFSVDATEPAKLIRISERTTDLHKVSEVNAVSRRIGQGELSVEDAYALLQQIEGQPSSYSAVVRLTAAALSSGCFTIMFGGGWVDFLPAVLCGGIGYAAVIAFHRLVLVKFFAELTASFVIGLLAFLLVYMGAGHERDKIIIGSVMPLVPGLLITNAVRDLMAGHLVSGLSKGAEAFLTAFAIGTGIAVVFSLFT; encoded by the coding sequence ATGCTGCAAAGCGGCGGTGAGACCTATCGTGTGGAAGATACGATGAAACGCATGGCTGCCGCGCTGGGCCTTCCCCATTCGCACAGTTATGTTGTGCCCACAGGTATCTTCTTCTCGGTTGATGCAACCGAGCCTGCCAAGCTGATACGGATCTCTGAACGAACCACAGATTTGCACAAGGTATCCGAAGTGAATGCCGTTTCCCGGCGTATTGGACAAGGTGAATTGTCCGTTGAGGATGCCTATGCATTGTTACAACAAATTGAGGGACAGCCCTCCTCCTATTCTGCAGTTGTGCGGCTTACGGCGGCGGCATTATCCAGTGGGTGCTTTACCATTATGTTTGGTGGAGGCTGGGTCGACTTTCTCCCTGCGGTACTCTGCGGTGGTATTGGCTATGCAGCGGTCATTGCCTTCCATCGGCTGGTACTCGTGAAATTTTTTGCCGAGCTGACAGCTTCATTTGTCATCGGTCTGCTCGCCTTTTTGCTTGTGTATATGGGCGCGGGTCATGAACGGGACAAAATCATTATTGGCTCAGTCATGCCCCTGGTACCGGGACTGCTGATTACCAATGCTGTGCGTGACCTGATGGCCGGGCATCTTGTGTCCGGGTTATCCAAGGGAGCCGAGGCGTTTCTGACGGCTTTTGCGATCGGTACCGGCATTGCTGTTGTTTTTTCACTTTTTACGTAA
- a CDS encoding S66 family peptidase, producing MNNRSIRYPQPLASGNTIGVAAPSSGVSESLHHYLEESRHNMERLGFSVQESPFLRHNAKCVSSSKEDRAAEINAFFRDPEIQAIIPPWGGEFLMDILPLLDWEALKTLPPKWVMGYSDISTFLFAYTLITGTASAHGTNYVDLRSNELDPVTARWIDVLQTGQGGQITQSSSTHYQSEWKPELSTFNLDTPSYWKHLGQPEGTDSQVTFSGRLIGGCMDTITCLIGTPYAPVGAYLDQYCAEEGTIWYLESCEMNAGDIYRHLWQMRQAGWFAGVKGFMFGRPAGYSDTGDFNFIDALSSALGDMDVPVLYDVDLGHIQPQLTFVNGALGNVAYQNGHGRLEMAFV from the coding sequence ATGAATAACCGTTCTATCCGTTACCCGCAACCACTCGCTTCGGGAAATACCATTGGCGTGGCTGCACCATCCAGCGGTGTAAGTGAATCCTTGCATCATTACCTTGAAGAGAGCAGGCACAACATGGAGCGCCTTGGTTTTAGTGTTCAGGAGAGCCCATTTCTACGGCATAACGCCAAATGTGTAAGTTCCTCCAAGGAAGATCGCGCTGCCGAGATCAATGCATTTTTCCGTGACCCTGAGATTCAGGCTATTATCCCTCCGTGGGGTGGAGAATTCCTTATGGATATCCTGCCCCTGCTGGATTGGGAAGCTTTGAAAACGTTACCGCCCAAATGGGTCATGGGATATTCGGATATCAGTACCTTTTTATTCGCATACACCCTGATCACTGGAACAGCTTCGGCACATGGTACGAACTACGTGGATCTAAGATCCAACGAGCTCGATCCGGTGACCGCCCGCTGGATTGATGTATTACAGACAGGCCAGGGCGGCCAGATCACTCAATCTTCCTCCACTCACTATCAATCGGAATGGAAACCGGAGTTGTCGACGTTCAATCTGGATACTCCTTCTTACTGGAAACATCTGGGTCAACCAGAAGGAACAGACTCGCAAGTTACATTCTCAGGTCGGTTAATCGGCGGCTGTATGGATACAATCACCTGTTTGATTGGCACGCCTTACGCACCTGTTGGAGCGTATCTTGATCAGTATTGTGCAGAAGAAGGAACGATCTGGTATCTGGAAAGCTGTGAGATGAATGCGGGTGATATCTACCGTCATCTGTGGCAGATGAGACAGGCAGGCTGGTTTGCAGGCGTAAAAGGCTTCATGTTCGGCCGACCTGCTGGTTATTCCGATACAGGAGATTTCAACTTCATCGATGCCCTGTCTTCGGCTCTCGGAGATATGGATGTTCCCGTACTGTATGATGTGGATCTTGGCCACATCCAGCCACAGTTAACTTTTGTGAATGGCGCACTGGGCAATGTGGCTTATCAGAATGGGCATGGAAGACTTGAGATGGCATTTGTGTGA